From one Anopheles cruzii chromosome 3, idAnoCruzAS_RS32_06, whole genome shotgun sequence genomic stretch:
- the LOC128271933 gene encoding D-3-phosphoglycerate dehydrogenase: MPVDIKRVLVCDAVDNACVKLLQDHNIQVDYKLKLAKDELIKEVKNYDALIVRSDTKITAEVLDAGAGRVKVVGRAGAGVDNIDIEAATKNNVLVLNTPGGNSISACELTCFLIGALARPICPAATSMKEGRWDRKLYSGTELYGKTLAILGLGRIGREVAVRMNAFGMRVIGYDPITTHEEAKAAGIEKLELEQIWPQADYITVHTPLIPATKNLISTGTLAKCPKGVRVVNVARGGIVDEAALLTSLESGHCGGAAVDVYPEEPPKSDTTKRLINHPKVVATPHLGASTAEAQVRVAVEVAEQFIALTGQSTVYTQYAGVVNREVLKNVF, encoded by the exons ATGCCCGTCGATATCAAGCGTGTTCTGGTGTGCGATGCGGTCGATAATGCGTGTGTGAAGCTGCTGCAGGACCACAACATTCAG GTCGACTACAAACTGAAGCTGGCGAAAGATGAGCTGATCAAGGAGGTGAAG AACTATGACGCACTCATCGTACGTTCGGACACGAAAATTACCGCCGAGGTACTGGACGCGGGCGCAGGGCGCGTGAAGGTGGTCGGAAGGGCCGGAGCCGGTGTGGACAACATTGACATCGAGGCCGCTACGAAGAACAACGTACTGGTGCTCAA CACCCCCGGTGGCAACTCGATTTCGGCCTGCGAACTAACGTGCTTCCTGATCGGGGCACTGGCCCGCCCCATCTGcccggccgccaccagcatgAAGGAGGGTCGCTGGGACCGCAAGCTCTACTCCGGCACGGAACTGTACGGCAAAACGCTCGCCATCCTCGGGCTCGGCCGTATTGGGCGCGAAGTGGCCGTGCGGATGAACGCGTTCGGTATGCGCGTGATCGGTTACGATCCCATCACGACCCACGAGGAAGCGAAGGCGGCCGGCATCGagaagctggagctggagcaaATTTGGCCCCAAGCGGACTACATCACCGTGCACACGCCGTTGATACCGGCGACCAAAA ATCTGATCTCAACCGGAACGCTTGCCAAATGCCCGAAGGGTGTTCGGGTAGTCAATGTGGCACGTGGTGGCATTGTGGACGAGGCCGCACTGCTGACGTCGCTCGAGAGTGGCCACTGCGGGGGTGCCGCGGTTGACGTGTATCCGGAGGAGCCACCGAAATCGGACACCACCAAGAGGCTCATCAATCACCCGAAAGTGGTCGCCACTCCACACCTGG GTGCCAGCACGGCCGAGGCGCAGGTGCGCGTCGCCGTCGAGGTGGCGGAACAATTCATTGCGCTGACGGGCCAATCGACCGTCTACACCCAGTACGCCGGTGTGGTTAATCGGGAGGTTTTGAAGAATgtcttttaa
- the LOC128270915 gene encoding cytochrome c oxidase subunit 6A1, mitochondrial-like gives MAIRWPKIVGRQFGRAHFSSGPSAVSGHTASGGYKTWKNLTFFIALPAIGLCFLNVYLAHQEARGPRPEFVPYEYLRIRNKRFPWGDGKKTLFHNPEVNALPDGYEK, from the exons ATGGCCATCCGTTGGCCAAAGATCGTCGGAAGACAGTTCGGGAGAGCCCATTTCTCCTCAGGACCTTCGGCAGTATCGGGGCATACgg cttccggtggctaCAAGACGTGGAAGAACCTTACGTTTTTCATTGCCCTACCGGCCATAGGATTGTGCTTTCTAAACGTTTATCTGGCACACCAGGAAGCACGCGGACCGAGGCCGGAGTTTGTGCCGTACGAGTATCTCCGCATCCGCAACAAACGGTTTCCTTGGGGGGATGGCAAAAAGACGCTTTTCCACAACCCGGAAGTGAACGCTCTGCCGGATGGCTATGAAAAGTAG